The genomic stretch TCGACGAGCGCGAGCTCGACCGCGTCCAGGCGATCATCCTGTCGATGACCGTGGAGGAGCGCCGGCGCCCGGAGCTCATCAACGGGTCTCGGCGCCTGCGGATCGCCAAGGGCTCGGGCACGAGCGTCCAGCAGGTCAACGGGCTCGTCAAGCAGTTCGGCCAGATGCGCAAGGTCATGCAGCAGCTCGGCAAGGGCAAGATGCCCGACATGGCCGCGCTGATGCGCCAGGGCGGGATGCGCTGACCGGCAGCCGCCTCGCGCGAGCCGCTACTCTCTGGCCACCTATGGCAGTTCGACTTCGACTCACCCGCATCGGCGGGAAGAAGGACCCGGTCTGGCGCGTCGTCGTCGCCGACCAGCGGTCCCCGCGCGACGGCCGAGTGATCGAGACCGTCGGCCACTACAACGCCCAGACCGAGCCGTCGACCATCCGGCTCGACGAGGAGCGCATCCGCGCCTGGCTCGATCGCGGCGCGCAGCCGACGAACACGGTGCGCAAGCTCATGCGCATCCAGGGCATCTCCTAGCCCGAACCGATGAAGGAACTGCTCGAGGAGCTCGCCCGCCGGCTGGTCGACGAGCCCGATGCGGTGTCGGTCGAGCAGTTCGAGGAGGACGACGGGACGATCGTCCTCGAGTTGGCGGTGGCGGACGACGACTACGGGAAGGTCATCGGCCGCGGCGGTCGCACCGCGCACGCGCTGCGCACCGTCGTGAAGGCTGCCGCGGTGAAGGAGAACCGCCGCGTCCTCGTCGACATCGTCGAGTGAGCTGCTGGTCGGCGTCGTCGGCAGGCCGCACGGCCTCGACGGCTCGTTCCACGTCGTGCGCCCCCGCGCGGACCTGATCGCCGCGGCGGACGTGCTGACGGTCGCGGGCGTCGCGCGCACGGTGGAGCGCCGCGCCGGGACGGACGCCCGCCCGATCCTGCGCCTGACCGGCTGCGCCACGCGCACCGACGCCGAGGCGCTGCGGGGGCAGGATCTCCTCGCCCCGCGGTCGCTCGCCGCCCCGCTGGAGGACGACGAGTACTGGCCCGAGGACCTCGAGGGCTGCGACGTGGTCGACGGCGACCGCCGCGTCGGGGTCGTCGAGCGGCTGCTGGCGTATCCGTCCTGCGAGCTGCTCGAGGTGCGCCGTGACGAGGGCGGCCCCCTCCTCGTCCCGATGGTGCGCGACGCGATCCGCGGCGTCGACGTCGCGGCGCGCGTGATCGAGATCGACCTCGCGTTCCTCGGGGAGGCCTGAGCGTGGGGATCGACATCGACGTCTTCACGTTGTTCCCGGAGTGGTTCGACTGGTTTCGCACCCAGCGCCACGTGCGCAACGTGATGGAGTCCGGCTCCTCGCTGGAATGCATCAACCCGCGCGACTTCACGACGCTGTCGGGGCGGCAGGTCGACGACACGCCGTTCGGCGGGGGCGCGGGGATGGTGCTGCGCGTGGACGTGATGGAGCAGGCGCTGTCCGGTCACTACGGCGTGCAGGACGCGACGGTCGTGCGCGAGCAGCGGCGGTTGATCGCCCTGATCCCGGGCGGGCGGATCCTCGACGACGCCTACGTCAACGAGCTGGCGGCCGAGCCGTCGATCACGCTGCTGTGCGGCCGGTACGAGGGCTTCGACGAGCGCATCGTCCAGCATCTCGCCAGCGACACGCTGAGCGTGGGCCGCTACGTCCTCAGCGGCGGCGAGCTGGCGGCGATGGTCGTCTGCGACGCCGTGCTGCGCAAGCTGCCGGGCGCGCTGGGCCACGCCGATTCGGCCGAGGAGGAGTCGTTCTCGGACGCGCTGGGCGGCAACCCGGAGTACCCGCACTACACGCGCCCGGCGCAATGGCGCGGCCATGGCGTGCCGGACGTGCTCCTGTCGGGCAACCACGCGCTCGTGCGCCAGTGGCGGCGTGCGCGCAGCCAGGAGCGCGGCGGCGCGTAGGGCGCGACGCGCGCAGCGCCTGCGACCACCATGCGGCGGCCTGCCACGGCGCTCCGCTACCATGGTCGCTCCGCGCTGGCTGCTTCTTGCACACCGACCACGGTCCGCGCGATTCCTCCATGTCTTCC from Capillimicrobium parvum encodes the following:
- the rpsP gene encoding 30S ribosomal protein S16; the protein is MAVRLRLTRIGGKKDPVWRVVVADQRSPRDGRVIETVGHYNAQTEPSTIRLDEERIRAWLDRGAQPTNTVRKLMRIQGIS
- a CDS encoding KH domain-containing protein; the protein is MKELLEELARRLVDEPDAVSVEQFEEDDGTIVLELAVADDDYGKVIGRGGRTAHALRTVVKAAAVKENRRVLVDIVE
- the rimM gene encoding ribosome maturation factor RimM (Essential for efficient processing of 16S rRNA); amino-acid sequence: MVGVVGRPHGLDGSFHVVRPRADLIAAADVLTVAGVARTVERRAGTDARPILRLTGCATRTDAEALRGQDLLAPRSLAAPLEDDEYWPEDLEGCDVVDGDRRVGVVERLLAYPSCELLEVRRDEGGPLLVPMVRDAIRGVDVAARVIEIDLAFLGEA
- the trmD gene encoding tRNA (guanosine(37)-N1)-methyltransferase TrmD; translated protein: MGIDIDVFTLFPEWFDWFRTQRHVRNVMESGSSLECINPRDFTTLSGRQVDDTPFGGGAGMVLRVDVMEQALSGHYGVQDATVVREQRRLIALIPGGRILDDAYVNELAAEPSITLLCGRYEGFDERIVQHLASDTLSVGRYVLSGGELAAMVVCDAVLRKLPGALGHADSAEEESFSDALGGNPEYPHYTRPAQWRGHGVPDVLLSGNHALVRQWRRARSQERGGA